A stretch of Mesoplodon densirostris isolate mMesDen1 chromosome 7, mMesDen1 primary haplotype, whole genome shotgun sequence DNA encodes these proteins:
- the CCDC153 gene encoding coiled-coil domain-containing protein 153: MFPSCPDNMQPPETQPSSSQSRPRRKFATLDWFPEPSLLLWLLDRWASSLPLLVCGSHHRETQQRQERVLQEGRGRDSKEIRPKTKEKGTKAGTQKKKRNAAVDVETETMHRLALLEKELLQDHLALWRDEARRAKASEDRLKQRIQELEAEPEGAWSEGKAIYAEMSRQCCTLPQAMETHSRQLEEEVRGLREQLEMCQREAEATQREAVQALGEWDRTLAQLWAHVADMEAKYEEILHDSLDWLSAKLRAVKPQWDGAVLRLHAQHKEQLCQFGLNPLDL, from the exons ATGTTTCCCAGTTGCCCGGACAACATGCAGCCTCCAGAAACCCAACCTTCCAGTTCTCAGTCCCGCCCCCGACGGAAATTTGCCACTCTGGATTGGTTCCCAGAACCCAGTCTCCTCCTCTGGCTCTTAGATCGTTGGGCCTCTTCTCTGCCCCTCCTCGTGTGTGGGTCACACCACAGGGAGACACAACAGAGGCAAGAGAGGGTCTTGCAGGAAGGAAGAGGCAGG gaCAGCAAGGAAATACGACCTAAGACCAAAGAAAAAGGGACAAAAGCTGggacacagaagaagaaaaggaatgcaGCTGTTG ATGTGGAGACTGAAACCATGCACAGGCTGGCACTGCTGGAAAAGGAGCTGCTCCAAGACCACTTGG CTCTGTGGAGGGATGAGGCCCGCCGAGCCAAGGCTTCTGAAGACCGGCTGAAGCAGAGGATACAAGAACTGGAGGCTGAACCGGAGGGGGCCTGGAGTGAAGGGAAGGCCATATATGCAG AGATGAGTCGTCAGTGCTGCACCCTGCCGCAGGCGATGGAGACCCATAGCAGGCAGCTGGAGGAGGAAGTGAGGGGCCTTCGGGAGCAGTT AGAGATGTGCCAGAGGGAGGCTGAGGCTACACAGAGAGAGGCTGTGCAGGCCCTTGGAGAGTGGGACCGAACTCTGGCTCAGCTTTGGGCCCACGTGGCAGACATGGAGGCCAAATATGAGGAAATCTTACAT GACAGCCTGGACTGGCTCTCGGCCAAACTGAGAGCCGTCAAGCCTCAGTGGGATGGGGCTGTGCTGAGACTCCACGCCCAGCATAAGGAGCAGCTCTGCCAGTTTGGACTCAACCCCCTGGATCTTTGA
- the NHERF4 gene encoding Na(+)/H(+) exchange regulatory cofactor NHE-RF4 produces the protein MEAAADRQDTASLAPKFEFNPKLGIDNPVLSLAEDHEPSDLWSLERPRFYLLNREEGRSFGFHLQQQRGRAGHVVCRVEPGTSAQRQGLREGDWILGVNNHVVEHEDYSVVIRRIRASGPRVLLTVLAQHVHEVARAQWGNDAHLCPTLGRGVRPRLCHIVKDEGGFGFSITQGHQGPFWLVLSTGGAAERAGVPPGARLLEVNGVSVEKFTHSQLSKKLWQSGKQVTLLVAGPEVEERCRQLGMPLAAPLAEGWALPSKPRCLHLEKGPQGFGFMLREGKGLDGRPGQFLWEVDPGLPAEKAGMQAGDRLVAVAGESVEGLGHEETVSKIRAQGSCVSLIVVNPEADRFFNMVRLSPLLFLESTEAPDSPQDTGSASLVETKDPPVEDTTVPRGFRQCFLYPGPGGGYGFRLSCVANGPHLFISQVTLGGSAAQAGLQMGDVILEVNGYPMGGENDLERLQQLAEAEPPLCLKLAARSQQGLEAWIPPGSGEDWAVASDLL, from the exons ATGGAAGCAGCTGCAG ATCGTCAGGACACAGCTTCCTTGGCCCC GAAGTTTGAGTTTAACCCCAAACTGGGCATTGATAATCCTGTGCTCTCCCTGGCTGAAGACCACGAGCCCTCTG ATCTCTGGAGCCTGGAACGACCTCGCTTCTATCTGCTGAACAGAGAGGAGGGCAGGAGTTTTGGCTTCCACTTGCAGCAGCAgcggggcagggctgggcatGTGGTGTGCAGGGTGGAGCCAGGCACCTCTGCCCAGCGCCAGGGTCTTCGGGAAGGAGACTGGATCCTGGGGGTGAACAACCATGTCGTGGAACATGAAGACTATTCAGTG GTGATACGCCGCATCCGGGCCAGCGGTCCTCGGGTATTGCTGACGGTTTTGGCGCAGCACGTGCATGAGGTGGCCCGAGCTCAGTGGGGGAACGATGCCCACCTCTGTCCCACTCTCGGCCGAGGGGTCCGGCCTCGGCTGTGCCACATAGTGAAAGACGAGGGTGGCTTTGGCTTCAGTATCACCCAAG GACATCAGGGTCCTTTCTGGTTGGTGCTGAGCACTGGAGGGGCAGCTGAGCGGGCAGGAGTGCCCCCTGGGGCCCGGCTGCTGGAAGTGAATGGGGTCAGCGTGGAGAAGTTCACGCACAGCCAACTCAGCAAGAAG CTTTGGCAGAGTGGCAAGCAGGTGACCCTGCTGGTGGCAGGGCCAGAGGTGGAGGAACGGTGTCGCCAGCTGGGAATGCCCCTGGCTGCACCCCTGGCAGAGGGCTGGGCACTGCCCAGCAAGCCCCGCTGTCTGCATCTAGAGAAAGGACCCCAGGGCTTCGGGTTCATGCTCCGAGAGGGGAAGGGCCTTGACGGTCGGCCTG GTCAGTTCCTGTGGGAGGTGGACCCAGGACTGCCAGCGGAGAAGGCCGGGATGCAGGCTGGGGACCGGCTGGTGGCTGTGGCTGGGGAGAGCGTGGAAGGGCTGGGCCATGAAGAGACAGTGTCCAAGATCCGGGCACAGGGCTCCTGCGTCTCGCTCATTGTCGTCAACCCCGAGGCTGACCGCTTCTTCAACATG GTTCGCTTGTCCCCCCTTCTCTTCTTGGAGAGCACAGAGGCTCCTGACTCTCCCCAGGATACCGGCTCAGCCTCTCTGGTTGAGACCAAGGACCCACCAGTTGAAGACACAACCGTCCCACGCGGCTTCCGCCAGTGCTTCCTGTACCCTGGGCCCGGTGGTGGCTATGGCTTCCGACTCAGCTGTGTGGCCAATGGGCCTCATCTCTTCATCTCCCAG GTGACCCTAGGAGGCTCAGCTGCCCAGGCAGGACTGCAAATGGGAGATGTGATTCTGGAGGTGAACGGGTATCCCATGGGCGGAGAGAATGACCTGGAAAGACTTCAGCAGCTGGCTGAGGCGGAGCCACCCCTATGCCTGAAGCTGGCGGCCAGATCTCAGCAGGGCTTGGAAGCCTGGATTCCCCCAGGGTCtggagag GACTGGGCTGTAGCCTCAGATCTACTGTAG